A window of the Lysinibacillus irui genome harbors these coding sequences:
- the ribE gene encoding riboflavin synthase, whose protein sequence is MFTGLVEDIGTIKAVQSDKYSMKITVQSPKIVEDVKLGDSIAVNGVCLTVTHFTQQELTMDVMPETVKATNLQQLAIGDPVNLERAMPANGRFGGHFVAGHVDGIGKILRKRPVANAVYIDIELSEELTSFCIPKGSITIDGTSLTIFHVESNSVTISLIPHTYKETVLGMKKVGAIVNIETDLVGKYILQQLKKGQVTSTITRDYLAQHGF, encoded by the coding sequence ATGTTTACGGGGCTTGTAGAGGATATTGGCACAATTAAAGCCGTGCAAAGCGATAAGTACAGTATGAAAATTACTGTTCAATCACCCAAAATAGTGGAGGATGTAAAGCTTGGCGATAGTATAGCAGTCAATGGTGTTTGTTTAACGGTGACACATTTTACGCAGCAGGAACTTACCATGGATGTTATGCCTGAGACAGTCAAAGCAACTAATTTACAGCAGCTAGCGATAGGAGATCCCGTTAATTTGGAGCGCGCTATGCCTGCAAATGGGCGATTTGGTGGTCATTTTGTAGCTGGACATGTGGATGGAATCGGGAAAATTTTACGAAAGCGTCCGGTTGCTAATGCAGTCTATATCGATATCGAGTTATCAGAGGAACTCACAAGCTTTTGTATTCCAAAGGGTTCCATCACAATTGATGGCACGAGTTTAACCATTTTTCATGTTGAATCGAACAGTGTCACTATTTCATTGATTCCGCATACGTATAAGGAAACTGTTTTAGGTATGAAGAAGGTTGGAGCAATCGTAAATATCGAAACAGATTTGGTTGGTAAGTATATTTTGCAGCAACTGAAAAAAGGACAAGTTACGTCAACCATTACAAGAGATTACTTAGCCCAACATGGTTTTTAA